The following are encoded in a window of Phaseolus vulgaris cultivar G19833 chromosome 3, P. vulgaris v2.0, whole genome shotgun sequence genomic DNA:
- the LOC137839445 gene encoding uncharacterized protein yields MEYLVHTEQSRDIIRMGPEAFIQLCQRIRATGLVKDAYRSTVEEQVAKFLHIIGHNVKNRSVSFFFHRLEGEFLIQPNGMLVEPHILNNNRFVPYFKDCLGAIDETHVRVKVARADPPRFRGRKDWPTQNIFAGCDFDMKFTYVLAGWEGTTSDSRILKDALVRDDPLVIPEASGTDPHYDVDTMTKNVLACCILHNFLRGVDNDESLLEEVNNELLQEDVQQSTTHAREHDYRLECDIRDTITNEMWQDYVNN; encoded by the exons CAATTATGTCAACGAATACGTGCAACTGGACTTGTTAAAGATGCATATCGATCAACCGTGGAAGAACAAGTAGCGAAATTTCTGCACATTATTGGACATAATGTGAAGAATCGAAGTGTGTCATTCTTTTTCCATCG GTTGGAGGGGGAATTCTTAATTCAACCAAATGGAATGCTTGTAGAACCACACATCCTTAACAACAATCGATTTGTCCCCTACTTTAAG GATTGTTTAGGGGCCATAGATGAGACTCATGTACGTGTTAAGGTTGCACGTGCTGATCCACCTCGTTTTCGAGGGAGAAAAGATTGGCCAACCCAAAACATATTTGCAGGTTGTGACTTTGACATGAAGTTCACATATGTCCTGGCCGGTTGGGAAGGAACTACCTCCGATTCAAGGATATTGAAAGATGCTTTGGTACGAGACGATCCTTTGGTTATTCCAGAAG CCAGTGGGACTGATCCACATTATGATGTGGATACTATGACAAAAAATGTTTTAGCTTGTTGTATTCTGCATAACTTTCTACGCGGGGTCGACAATGATGAGTCTCTGCTTGAAGAAGTAAATAATGAATTGTTACAAGAAGATGTCCAACAAAGCACTACCCATGCTCGTGAACATGATTATAGGCTAGAGTGTGATATTAGGGACACTATAACAAACGAAATGTGGCAAgattatgtaaacaattaa